A single genomic interval of Saccharothrix saharensis harbors:
- a CDS encoding AfsR/SARP family transcriptional regulator, whose translation MSDVGTERRRLTLSQDEFGVLGSLVVRRNGRSVPVTAAKHRIVLATLLLDANRSVPATDLIRRVWGETPPDRAAQTLPVYVMRLRRALGEPPLIHTTPTGYRIDLPPGALDLHRFEGAAEEGAKLAAADDLGAAARAYERALGCWHGPPLADVPSESLHETEAPGLAEQRLRVTSELVDVKLRLGRCDEVIADLRRLTAQHPLRERFWSQLMVALYRVDRQAEALDAYRQASTALARELGVDPSDSLRAVHHAILTGDPALQQPAASTWAPVSQLPAPVGNFVGRGAELTRVKGLLTGGTATVVVCGPPGVGKTALATSVGHAVRDRYPDGQLYVNLRGHSTSPPLPTSAVLARFLRAMGVRADHIPVDTDELVRGYRARLRGRRVLITLDNAASVDQVLPLLPGDPGCSVLVTSRNELRLRATTVRLDVLRGDEAWKLLARSLGSEAAVAQFDALGELARLCGYLPLALRIALGNLVGSSHVDVASYVEELRGGDRLAALAVDNDDTAAVRRAFDLSYAALTPDAARLFRLAGLLPGPDFSVFGAAALLDASEDVARGLLEDLASAHLVQRVGADRFGLHDLLHDYAADRAGAAGEDLDAARRRLFDWYLRTAVEVGDVLYPELGVSGPPRLGPDEARAWLAAERPSVLAATEHCAAHGPLPMAWRLIDAVGGYFGSHGHHVEFVHAIDAALGAARAAGDHDAETLMLVWLAAEHRNLGDPRAAQRYLRSARPSGRTAWLHAGLDGVVHLELGELAAASAVFERMMALSEEAGAGPHVRIGALAGLGAVRMMRGEPAVARALLAEGLELARAAAGVNLEAACASLLGRCHAAAGEHARGVELLRHALAAWHRTGARHARAEAMAHLAAALCLGGEHAEALRAAQRSLALVQELGGSPRIESEVHNSLGLVLRHLGEPARAVAAHLRALELATSSDFRYGVIRSHVHLVHALATDGRRAEAVRHARVAHDLATRSGFTDCASAATTALSTLTTP comes from the coding sequence ATGTCAGACGTCGGGACGGAGCGGAGGCGGTTGACCCTGTCGCAGGACGAGTTCGGCGTGCTGGGGTCCCTCGTGGTACGCCGGAACGGCCGCTCGGTCCCGGTCACCGCCGCCAAGCACCGCATCGTCCTGGCCACCCTGCTGCTGGACGCCAACCGCTCGGTGCCCGCCACCGACCTGATCCGCCGGGTCTGGGGCGAGACGCCGCCGGACCGGGCCGCGCAGACGCTGCCGGTGTACGTGATGCGGTTGCGACGCGCGCTCGGCGAACCACCGCTGATCCACACCACGCCGACCGGCTACCGGATCGACCTGCCGCCGGGTGCGCTGGACCTCCACCGGTTCGAGGGAGCGGCCGAGGAGGGCGCGAAGCTGGCCGCCGCCGACGACCTCGGCGCCGCCGCCCGTGCCTACGAGCGGGCGCTGGGGTGCTGGCACGGCCCGCCGCTGGCCGACGTGCCGTCGGAGTCGCTGCACGAGACCGAGGCGCCCGGCCTGGCCGAGCAGCGGCTGCGGGTGACCTCCGAGCTGGTGGACGTGAAGCTGCGGCTGGGGCGGTGCGACGAGGTGATCGCCGACCTGCGCCGGCTGACCGCGCAGCACCCGCTGCGGGAGCGGTTCTGGTCGCAGCTCATGGTGGCGCTGTACCGGGTGGACCGGCAGGCCGAGGCGCTGGACGCCTACCGGCAGGCGTCCACGGCGTTGGCGCGCGAGCTGGGCGTGGACCCCAGCGACTCGCTGCGCGCGGTGCACCACGCGATCCTCACCGGCGACCCGGCGTTGCAGCAGCCCGCCGCGAGCACGTGGGCGCCGGTGTCGCAGCTGCCCGCGCCGGTCGGCAACTTCGTGGGCCGCGGCGCGGAGCTGACCCGGGTGAAGGGGCTGCTGACGGGCGGCACGGCGACCGTGGTCGTGTGCGGGCCGCCGGGCGTGGGCAAGACGGCGCTCGCCACCTCGGTGGGGCACGCGGTGCGCGACCGCTACCCCGACGGCCAGTTGTACGTGAACCTGCGCGGGCACTCCACGTCGCCGCCGCTGCCGACGTCCGCCGTGCTGGCGCGGTTCCTGCGGGCGATGGGCGTGCGGGCCGACCACATCCCGGTGGACACCGACGAGCTGGTCCGCGGCTACCGGGCCCGGCTGCGCGGCAGGCGGGTGCTGATCACGCTGGACAACGCCGCGTCGGTGGACCAGGTGCTGCCGCTGCTGCCCGGCGACCCCGGCTGCTCGGTGCTGGTGACCAGCCGCAACGAGCTGCGGTTGAGGGCCACGACGGTGCGGCTGGACGTGCTGCGGGGCGACGAGGCGTGGAAGCTGCTGGCCCGGTCGCTGGGGTCGGAGGCGGCCGTGGCGCAGTTCGACGCGCTCGGCGAGCTGGCCCGGCTGTGCGGGTACCTGCCGCTGGCGCTGCGGATCGCGCTGGGCAACCTGGTCGGTTCGTCGCACGTGGACGTCGCGTCGTACGTGGAGGAGCTGCGCGGCGGTGACCGGCTGGCCGCGCTGGCGGTGGACAACGACGACACGGCGGCGGTGCGGCGGGCGTTCGACCTGTCGTACGCGGCGTTGACGCCGGACGCGGCGCGGCTGTTCCGGTTGGCGGGGCTGCTGCCGGGGCCGGACTTCAGCGTGTTCGGGGCGGCGGCGCTGCTGGACGCGTCCGAGGACGTGGCGCGGGGGCTGCTGGAGGACCTGGCGTCGGCGCACCTCGTGCAGCGGGTCGGCGCGGACCGGTTCGGGCTGCACGACCTGCTGCACGACTACGCGGCCGACCGCGCCGGGGCGGCGGGCGAGGACCTGGACGCGGCGCGGCGGCGGTTGTTCGACTGGTACCTGCGCACGGCGGTCGAGGTGGGCGACGTGCTGTACCCGGAGCTGGGCGTGTCCGGGCCGCCGCGGCTGGGGCCGGACGAGGCCAGGGCGTGGCTGGCCGCGGAACGGCCCAGCGTGCTGGCGGCGACCGAGCACTGCGCGGCGCACGGTCCGCTGCCGATGGCGTGGCGGCTGATCGACGCGGTCGGCGGGTACTTCGGCTCGCACGGGCACCACGTGGAGTTCGTGCACGCGATCGACGCCGCGCTGGGTGCGGCGCGTGCGGCGGGGGACCACGACGCGGAGACGTTGATGCTGGTGTGGCTCGCGGCCGAGCACCGCAACCTGGGCGACCCGCGGGCGGCGCAGCGGTACCTGCGGTCGGCGCGGCCGTCCGGGCGGACGGCGTGGCTGCACGCCGGGCTGGACGGGGTCGTGCACCTGGAGCTGGGCGAGCTGGCGGCGGCGTCGGCGGTGTTCGAGCGGATGATGGCGTTGAGCGAGGAGGCGGGGGCCGGGCCGCACGTGCGGATCGGCGCGTTGGCGGGGCTCGGCGCGGTGCGGATGATGCGCGGCGAGCCGGCGGTGGCGCGGGCGTTGCTGGCGGAAGGGCTGGAGCTGGCGCGTGCGGCGGCCGGGGTGAACCTGGAGGCGGCGTGCGCGTCGCTGCTCGGGCGGTGCCACGCGGCGGCCGGTGAGCACGCGCGGGGCGTGGAGCTGCTGCGGCACGCGCTGGCGGCGTGGCACCGGACGGGGGCGCGGCACGCGCGGGCGGAGGCGATGGCGCACCTGGCGGCGGCGTTGTGCCTGGGCGGGGAGCACGCGGAGGCGTTGCGGGCGGCGCAGCGGTCGCTGGCGCTGGTGCAGGAGCTGGGCGGCAGTCCGCGCATCGAGTCGGAGGTGCACAACTCGCTCGGCCTGGTGCTGCGCCACCTGGGTGAACCGGCCCGTGCCGTGGCGGCCCACCTGCGCGCGTTGGAGCTGGCGACGTCGTCGGACTTCCGCTACGGCGTCATCCGCTCGCACGTCCACCTGGTGCACGCGCTGGCCACCGACGGCCGCCGCGCGGAAGCCGTCCGCCACGCCCGCGTCGCCCACGACCTGGCCACCCGTTCGGGCTTCACCGACTGCGCCTCCGCCGCCACCACCGCCCTGTCCACCCTGACCACCCCGTGA
- a CDS encoding DEAD/DEAH box helicase, which translates to MTLTDRLPATPDPDLLYDTFAEWARERGLSLYPAQQEALIEIVSGSNVILSTPTGSGKSLVAIGAHFAAMAEGKRTFYTAPIKALVSEKFFALIETFGAENVGMMTGDASVNETAPIICCTAEILANIALRDGTGAEVGQVVMDEFHFYSEPDRGWAWQVPLIELPQAQFLLMSATLGDVTFFEKDLTRRTGRTTSVVRSAERPVPLNFQYVTTPLHETIEELLHGREAPVYVVHFTQASALERAQSLMSVNVATRAEKDSIAAMIGRFRFTSGFGKTLSRLVRHGIGVHHAGMLPKYRRLVEQLAQAGLLKVICGTDTLGVGINVPIRTVVFTALSKYDGQRTRHLKAREFHQIAGRAGRAGYDTVGTVVVQAPDHVVENEKALAKAGDDPKKRRKVVRKKAPEGFVSWSDQTFERLKNAEPEPLTSSFQVSHAMLLNVIGRPGDAFAAMRHLLEDNHEDRPAQRKHILRAIQMYRGLLAAGVVERQGGDIRLTVDLQVNFALNQPLSPFALAAIELLDRESPSYALDVLSVVESTLDDPRQVLSAQEHKARGEAIGAMKSEGIEYDQRMELLEEVTYPKPLAELLEAAFTTYRRGHPWVADHHLSPKSVVRDMFERAMTFAEYVSYYQLARSEGLVLRYLADAYKALRQTVPEDAKTEELSDLQEWLGELVRQVDSSLLDEWEKLRNPTDEAADTSLSDAPPAVTGNVRAFRVLVRNALFRRVELAARRNYHELGQLDGDAGWTADDWQDALEPYFEEHDEIGTGPDARGPALLLITEEPGLWRVRQVLDDPAEDHDWGFTAEVDLAESDEIGTAAVRITEVGRL; encoded by the coding sequence ATGACTCTCACCGACCGCCTGCCGGCCACCCCCGACCCCGACCTCCTCTACGACACCTTCGCCGAGTGGGCGCGGGAACGAGGGCTGTCGCTGTACCCGGCGCAGCAGGAGGCGCTGATCGAGATCGTCTCCGGCTCGAACGTCATCCTCAGCACGCCGACCGGCTCCGGCAAGTCGCTGGTCGCCATCGGCGCGCACTTCGCCGCCATGGCGGAGGGCAAGAGGACGTTCTACACCGCGCCCATCAAGGCCCTGGTGTCGGAGAAGTTCTTCGCCCTGATCGAGACGTTCGGCGCGGAGAACGTCGGCATGATGACCGGCGACGCGAGCGTCAACGAGACCGCGCCCATCATCTGCTGCACGGCCGAGATCCTGGCCAACATCGCCCTGCGCGACGGCACGGGCGCCGAGGTCGGCCAGGTGGTGATGGACGAGTTCCACTTCTACTCCGAGCCCGACCGCGGCTGGGCGTGGCAGGTGCCGCTGATCGAACTGCCCCAGGCTCAGTTCCTGCTGATGTCGGCGACCCTGGGCGACGTCACGTTCTTCGAGAAGGACCTCACCCGCCGCACCGGTCGCACGACGAGCGTGGTGCGTTCCGCCGAACGCCCGGTGCCGCTGAACTTCCAGTACGTCACCACTCCCCTGCACGAGACGATCGAGGAGCTGCTGCACGGCCGCGAAGCCCCGGTCTACGTGGTGCACTTCACCCAGGCCTCGGCGCTGGAACGCGCCCAGTCGCTGATGAGCGTGAACGTCGCCACCCGCGCCGAGAAGGACTCCATCGCGGCCATGATCGGCCGGTTCCGGTTCACCTCCGGGTTCGGCAAGACGCTGTCGCGCCTGGTCCGGCACGGGATCGGCGTGCACCACGCGGGCATGCTGCCGAAGTACCGGCGGCTGGTGGAGCAGCTCGCGCAGGCCGGCCTGCTGAAGGTCATCTGCGGCACGGACACCCTGGGCGTCGGCATCAACGTGCCCATCCGCACGGTCGTGTTCACCGCCCTGTCGAAGTACGACGGGCAGCGCACCCGCCACCTCAAGGCCCGCGAGTTCCACCAGATCGCGGGTCGGGCGGGCCGCGCGGGCTACGACACCGTCGGCACGGTCGTCGTGCAGGCGCCCGACCACGTGGTGGAGAACGAGAAGGCGCTGGCCAAGGCGGGCGACGACCCGAAGAAGCGGCGCAAGGTCGTGCGCAAGAAGGCGCCCGAGGGTTTCGTGTCGTGGAGCGACCAGACGTTCGAGCGGCTGAAGAACGCCGAGCCCGAGCCGCTCACGTCGAGCTTCCAGGTCAGCCACGCCATGCTGCTCAACGTGATCGGCCGGCCGGGCGACGCGTTCGCCGCGATGCGGCACCTGCTGGAGGACAACCACGAGGACCGGCCCGCGCAGCGCAAGCACATCCTGCGGGCCATCCAGATGTACCGGGGGCTGCTGGCCGCGGGCGTGGTGGAGCGGCAGGGCGGCGACATCCGGCTCACCGTGGACCTCCAGGTCAACTTCGCGCTCAACCAGCCGCTGTCGCCGTTCGCGCTGGCCGCGATCGAGCTGCTGGACCGCGAGTCGCCGTCCTACGCGCTGGACGTGCTGTCGGTGGTCGAGTCCACTCTGGACGACCCGCGCCAGGTGCTGTCCGCGCAGGAGCACAAGGCGCGCGGCGAGGCCATCGGCGCGATGAAGTCCGAGGGCATCGAGTACGACCAGCGGATGGAGCTGCTGGAGGAGGTGACCTACCCGAAGCCGCTCGCCGAGCTGCTGGAGGCCGCGTTCACCACCTACCGGCGCGGGCACCCGTGGGTCGCCGACCACCACCTGTCGCCGAAGTCCGTGGTGCGGGACATGTTCGAGCGGGCCATGACCTTCGCCGAGTACGTCTCGTACTACCAGTTGGCGCGCTCGGAAGGCCTGGTGCTGCGGTACCTGGCCGACGCGTACAAGGCGCTGCGGCAGACCGTGCCCGAGGACGCCAAGACCGAGGAGCTCAGCGACCTCCAGGAGTGGCTGGGCGAGCTGGTCCGCCAGGTCGACTCCAGCCTGCTCGACGAGTGGGAGAAGCTGCGCAACCCCACCGACGAGGCCGCGGACACCTCCTTGAGCGACGCGCCGCCGGCCGTGACGGGCAACGTGCGCGCGTTCCGGGTGCTGGTGCGCAACGCGTTGTTCCGGCGGGTGGAGCTGGCGGCGCGGCGCAACTACCACGAGCTGGGGCAGCTCGACGGCGACGCGGGCTGGACCGCCGACGACTGGCAGGACGCGCTGGAGCCGTACTTCGAGGAGCACGACGAGATCGGCACGGGCCCCGACGCGCGCGGCCCGGCGCTGCTGCTGATCACCGAGGAACCGGGGCTGTGGCGGGTCCGGCAGGTGCTGGACGACCCGGCGGAGGACCACGACTGGGGCTTCACCGCCGAGGTCGACCTGGCCGAGTCCGACGAGATCGGCACGGCGGCCGTGCGGATCACCGAAGTCGGCCGGCTGTAG
- a CDS encoding energy-coupling factor ABC transporter permease — translation MSEPVAMHMSDGLLNAPTSLLFVAVAVAGVGVALVKARGDLDDRTAPMAGLVAAFVFATQMVNFPVLPGVSGHLLGGALAAILVGPWVGALCVTIVLVVQSLFFADGGVTALGANVTNMALLGTAVGYLTAVALRRLAARNKGGLAAVAFVSALVNTVLASFGFVLEYAIGGQGGVAFGTVAAAVLGVHVLIGVGEGLITAVTVTAVAAARPDLVHLLRGVPQKLELRA, via the coding sequence GTGTCCGAACCGGTGGCAATGCACATGAGCGACGGCCTGCTGAACGCGCCGACCTCGCTGCTGTTCGTCGCGGTCGCCGTGGCCGGGGTGGGCGTGGCGCTGGTCAAGGCGCGCGGCGACCTCGACGACAGGACCGCGCCGATGGCCGGCCTGGTGGCGGCGTTCGTGTTCGCCACGCAGATGGTGAACTTCCCGGTGCTGCCCGGTGTGAGCGGGCACCTGCTCGGCGGCGCGCTGGCCGCCATCCTGGTCGGGCCGTGGGTCGGCGCGCTGTGCGTGACGATCGTGCTGGTCGTGCAGTCCCTCTTCTTCGCCGACGGCGGCGTCACCGCGCTCGGCGCGAACGTCACCAACATGGCCCTCCTCGGCACGGCGGTCGGGTACCTGACGGCGGTGGCGCTGCGTCGGCTCGCGGCCCGCAACAAGGGCGGCCTGGCCGCAGTGGCGTTCGTGTCCGCGCTGGTCAACACGGTGCTGGCGTCGTTCGGCTTCGTGCTGGAGTACGCCATCGGCGGCCAGGGCGGTGTCGCGTTCGGCACGGTCGCGGCGGCCGTGCTCGGCGTGCACGTGCTGATCGGCGTCGGCGAGGGCCTGATCACGGCGGTCACCGTGACGGCGGTCGCGGCGGCCCGACCCGACCTTGTGCACCTGCTGCGCGGCGTGCCGCAGAAGCTGGAGTTGCGGGCGTGA
- a CDS encoding PDGLE domain-containing protein — protein MKRFFTGFAVVSLLLAGVVSYFADSDPDGLDHVTEQHGIAEHARDHPLGGGPLADYAVAGDDRLTGLAGVVGVVLTLLVAGGLFWLLRKRSGTGSG, from the coding sequence GTGAAGCGCTTCTTCACGGGGTTCGCGGTGGTCAGCCTGCTGCTGGCGGGCGTGGTGTCCTACTTCGCCGACTCGGACCCGGACGGCCTGGACCACGTCACCGAGCAGCACGGCATCGCCGAGCACGCGCGGGACCACCCGCTGGGCGGTGGGCCGCTGGCCGACTACGCGGTGGCGGGCGACGACCGGCTCACCGGGCTCGCGGGCGTGGTCGGCGTGGTGCTCACGCTCCTCGTCGCGGGCGGGCTGTTCTGGTTGCTGCGCAAGCGCTCCGGCACCGGGTCCGGGTGA
- a CDS encoding ATP-binding cassette domain-containing protein yields MVSRGWTGRVPGGGGGGAAVEPQRSAPALVVERLAYAYPDGHQALYGVNLRVERGERVAVLGPNGAGKTTFALHLNGVLGGGSGRVEVAGLPVEKAHLKEIRRRVGVVFQDPDDQLFLPTARQDVAFGPANFGLRGAELDDRVDRALAAVGMAGFADRSPLHLSGGQRRRVALATVLACDPEILVLDEPSANLEPVARRELAEVLLGLDRTMLMVTHDLPYALQLCPRSVLIDGGVVVADGPTRELLADTGLLARHRLELPFGFRL; encoded by the coding sequence ATGGTGTCGCGCGGTTGGACGGGCCGGGTGCCCGGCGGCGGTGGCGGCGGTGCGGCGGTCGAGCCGCAGCGGTCCGCGCCCGCGCTGGTGGTGGAGCGGCTCGCGTACGCCTACCCGGACGGCCACCAGGCGCTCTACGGGGTGAACCTGCGGGTGGAACGCGGTGAGCGCGTCGCCGTCCTCGGGCCGAACGGCGCGGGCAAGACGACGTTCGCGCTGCACCTCAACGGCGTGCTGGGCGGTGGTTCCGGCCGGGTCGAGGTGGCCGGGCTGCCGGTGGAGAAGGCGCACCTGAAGGAGATCCGCCGCCGCGTCGGCGTGGTCTTCCAGGACCCCGACGACCAGCTGTTCCTGCCCACCGCGCGGCAGGACGTGGCGTTCGGCCCGGCGAACTTCGGGCTGCGCGGCGCGGAGCTGGACGACCGGGTGGACCGCGCGCTGGCCGCGGTCGGCATGGCCGGGTTCGCCGACCGGTCGCCGCTGCACCTGTCCGGCGGGCAGCGCCGCCGCGTGGCGCTGGCCACCGTGCTGGCCTGCGACCCGGAGATCCTGGTGCTCGACGAGCCCTCGGCGAACCTGGAACCGGTGGCCCGCCGAGAGCTGGCCGAGGTGTTGCTGGGGTTGGACCGCACCATGCTGATGGTCACCCACGACCTGCCCTACGCCTTGCAGCTGTGCCCGCGCAGCGTGTTGATCGACGGCGGTGTCGTGGTGGCCGACGGACCGACGCGGGAGCTCCTGGCCGACACCGGGCTGCTCGCCCGGCACCGGCTGGAGCTCCCGTTCGGGTTCCGCCTGTGA
- a CDS encoding lytic polysaccharide monooxygenase, with protein sequence MTARRWIALAAAGAAGLLIATLVNVIGPTAASAHGAMMTPGSRTFMCWKDGLSPQGDIRPQNPACAAAVSAGGTNALYNWFGVLRSDGAGRTSGFIPDGKLCSGGNPTFSGFDIARNDYPVTHLTAGATFNFTYNKWAAHPGTFHLFVTKDSWSPTRPLAWSDLESTPFDSVTNPPDSGAVGTVDGKYYWNAKLPSGKSGRHIIYSVWTRSDSAETFYNCSDVVFDGGNGQETGIGNGGGTTTTTTTTTTSTSTTTTTPTSTTTTTTTTPGGDANCMAIYKISSAWSGGFQAEVEVMNHSKSAYNGWTATWTWGGNQSITSLWSGVKSGSGQQVVVKNAAWNGTVAPEASVKFGFTANFSGTNSLPTVTCTSP encoded by the coding sequence GTGACGGCCCGACGATGGATCGCACTGGCCGCGGCCGGCGCGGCAGGCTTGCTGATCGCGACGCTCGTGAACGTGATCGGCCCGACCGCGGCGTCCGCACACGGCGCCATGATGACCCCGGGCAGCCGGACCTTCATGTGCTGGAAGGACGGCCTGTCCCCGCAGGGCGACATCAGGCCGCAGAACCCGGCGTGCGCCGCCGCGGTCTCGGCAGGTGGCACCAACGCGCTCTACAACTGGTTCGGCGTGCTGCGATCCGACGGCGCAGGCCGCACCAGCGGCTTCATCCCCGACGGCAAGCTGTGCAGCGGCGGCAACCCGACGTTCTCCGGGTTCGACATCGCCCGCAACGACTACCCGGTGACCCACCTCACCGCGGGCGCGACCTTCAACTTCACCTACAACAAGTGGGCCGCGCACCCCGGCACGTTCCACCTCTTCGTCACCAAGGACAGCTGGAGCCCGACCCGGCCGCTGGCGTGGAGCGACCTGGAGAGCACGCCGTTCGACAGCGTGACGAACCCGCCGGACAGCGGCGCGGTGGGCACGGTCGACGGCAAGTACTACTGGAACGCGAAGCTGCCCTCCGGGAAGTCCGGTCGCCACATCATCTACTCGGTGTGGACCCGTTCGGACAGCGCGGAGACGTTCTACAACTGCTCGGACGTCGTGTTCGACGGCGGCAACGGCCAGGAGACCGGCATCGGCAACGGCGGTGGCACGACGACCACCACCACGACGACCACCACCTCCACGTCGACCACCACCACGACCCCGACCAGCACGACCACGACCACGACGACCACCCCGGGTGGCGACGCGAACTGCATGGCGATCTACAAGATCAGCAGCGCGTGGTCGGGCGGCTTCCAGGCCGAGGTCGAGGTCATGAACCACAGCAAGAGCGCGTACAACGGCTGGACCGCCACGTGGACGTGGGGCGGCAACCAGTCGATCACCAGCCTGTGGAGCGGCGTCAAGTCCGGCTCCGGTCAGCAGGTGGTGGTCAAGAACGCGGCGTGGAACGGCACGGTGGCGCCCGAGGCGTCGGTGAAGTTCGGCTTCACGGCCAACTTCTCCGGCACCAACTCGCTGCCCACGGTGACCTGCACCAGCCCCTGA
- a CDS encoding MFS transporter: protein MFRALRGRNYRRWAFADLISVTGSWMQLIGLNWVVLESTGSATSVGLSVLLGAVPSVLLGPWAGSVADRLPVRRIILTCQALHAVLAAVLALVVWRGAPIGAVFALTFAAGLVSVFDGPALGRFGAQVVSREDLGNAVALGSVLSSTGRILGMSGAAVLAAALGAPALFLINAVSFVAVMAAVLTIRRDELHPLAQSPTDRVGVTAGLRYVAASGRLVLLFALGFTLSSLGRNYQVTMAAMSPDATTYGLLSTVFAIGTVLGGLAAAARKALTVRLLLVVACATSLLQVAGGLVPGLLGFAVVLLPIAAGAVVIDTTMSTRIQLDTADGMRGRLLAVNSAVGAAAGAAGAPLLGWLCERIGAPETLVLAGVLALVATVFAASVLGAPPHRRTALAHRVLRGPHQPAPPAGHPHGPVRPAKRARRRTRVRV, encoded by the coding sequence ATGTTCCGCGCTCTGCGCGGCCGCAACTACCGCCGCTGGGCGTTCGCCGACCTGATCTCGGTGACCGGTTCGTGGATGCAGTTGATCGGCCTGAACTGGGTCGTGCTCGAGAGCACCGGCTCGGCCACGTCGGTCGGCCTCTCGGTGCTGCTCGGCGCGGTGCCGTCGGTGCTGCTGGGCCCGTGGGCGGGGTCGGTGGCCGATCGGCTGCCGGTGCGCCGGATCATCCTCACCTGCCAGGCGCTGCACGCCGTCCTCGCCGCCGTGCTGGCGCTCGTGGTGTGGCGGGGCGCGCCGATCGGGGCCGTGTTCGCGCTGACGTTCGCCGCCGGCCTGGTGTCGGTGTTCGACGGGCCCGCGCTGGGCCGGTTCGGCGCCCAGGTGGTGTCGCGGGAGGACCTGGGCAACGCGGTCGCGCTCGGCTCGGTGCTCAGCTCCACGGGCCGCATCCTGGGCATGAGCGGCGCCGCGGTGCTCGCCGCGGCGCTCGGCGCGCCCGCGCTGTTCCTGATCAACGCGGTGAGCTTCGTGGCCGTGATGGCGGCCGTGCTGACCATCCGCCGCGACGAGCTGCACCCGTTGGCGCAGAGCCCGACCGACCGGGTCGGCGTCACGGCCGGCCTGCGGTACGTCGCCGCGAGCGGGCGGCTGGTCCTGCTGTTCGCGCTCGGGTTCACGCTGTCCAGCCTGGGCCGCAACTACCAGGTCACGATGGCCGCGATGAGCCCGGACGCGACCACGTACGGCCTGCTGTCCACGGTGTTCGCGATCGGCACGGTGCTCGGCGGGCTGGCCGCGGCGGCGCGCAAGGCGCTGACCGTGCGCCTGCTGCTGGTCGTCGCCTGCGCGACGAGCCTGCTCCAGGTGGCCGGCGGGCTGGTGCCGGGCCTGCTCGGCTTCGCGGTCGTGCTGCTGCCCATCGCGGCGGGCGCGGTCGTCATCGACACGACCATGAGCACGCGGATCCAGCTCGACACCGCGGACGGCATGCGCGGGCGGCTGCTGGCGGTCAACTCGGCCGTCGGCGCGGCGGCGGGCGCGGCGGGCGCGCCGCTGCTGGGCTGGTTGTGCGAGCGGATCGGCGCGCCGGAGACGTTGGTGCTCGCGGGCGTGTTGGCGCTGGTGGCGACGGTGTTCGCGGCGTCCGTGCTGGGCGCGCCGCCGCACCGGCGGACCGCGCTGGCGCACCGCGTGCTGCGCGGGCCGCACCAGCCGGCGCCGCCCGCCGGTCACCCGCACGGCCCAGTGCGCCCCGCGAAACGCGCGAGGCGGCGTACCCGCGTCCGGGTGTAG
- a CDS encoding SRPBCC family protein: MAEYEHEQTIPVDARVVFDLARDVSAMEAWLPDGLQVEPSGPERVTGRVSMGDEIDEAEGYLAADDEQRRLEWGDLEGGGYSGWLQVDDAGPGRSRVVLHLDVGGEHPAAVGGEAHEITDEHLEQALNRLAALAMQSVT; encoded by the coding sequence ATGGCTGAGTACGAGCACGAGCAGACGATCCCGGTCGACGCGCGGGTGGTGTTCGACCTGGCCCGGGACGTGTCCGCGATGGAGGCGTGGCTGCCCGACGGGCTGCAGGTGGAGCCGAGCGGGCCGGAGCGGGTCACCGGGCGCGTGTCGATGGGCGACGAGATCGACGAGGCCGAGGGCTACCTGGCCGCGGACGACGAGCAGCGCCGGCTGGAGTGGGGCGACCTGGAGGGCGGCGGCTACTCGGGGTGGCTGCAGGTGGACGACGCGGGTCCCGGCCGCAGCCGGGTGGTGCTGCACCTGGACGTCGGCGGCGAGCACCCGGCGGCCGTCGGCGGCGAGGCGCACGAGATCACCGACGAGCACCTGGAGCAGGCCCTCAACCGGCTCGCGGCGCTCGCGATGCAGAGCGTTACGTGA
- a CDS encoding uridine kinase family protein yields the protein MPSPAVHARAVLLAGPSGSGKSTLAAHLGLPVLRLDDFYREGDDPLLPRDEAGRPDWDAEGSWNTADALAAVVELATTGTVEAPVYALGEDRRVGCRTVTAPGLFIAEGLFADRLVTGCREAGVLADAIVLAPNALVTFARRFARDVAEARKPVPLLARRGLRLLREHPGVVRRCVDAGMRPARPDRVELATIGGMAPAAV from the coding sequence GTGCCGTCACCTGCCGTTCACGCGCGCGCCGTGCTGCTCGCCGGCCCCTCCGGTTCGGGCAAGTCCACCCTCGCCGCCCACCTCGGCCTGCCCGTGCTGCGGCTCGACGACTTCTACCGCGAGGGCGACGACCCGCTGCTGCCCCGCGACGAGGCGGGCCGCCCGGACTGGGACGCCGAGGGCTCGTGGAACACCGCCGACGCGCTGGCCGCCGTGGTCGAGCTGGCCACCACCGGCACGGTCGAGGCGCCCGTCTACGCGTTGGGCGAGGACCGGCGGGTGGGCTGCCGGACGGTGACCGCGCCGGGTCTGTTCATCGCCGAGGGCCTGTTCGCCGACCGGCTGGTGACGGGCTGCCGCGAGGCGGGCGTGCTGGCGGACGCGATCGTGCTCGCGCCCAACGCGCTGGTGACGTTCGCGCGCCGGTTCGCCCGGGACGTGGCCGAGGCGCGCAAGCCGGTGCCGCTGCTGGCCCGCCGGGGCCTGCGGCTGCTGCGCGAGCACCCCGGCGTGGTGCGGCGCTGCGTGGACGCGGGCATGCGACCGGCCCGCCCGGACCGGGTGGAGCTCGCCACGATCGGGGGCATGGCACCCGCGGCGGTGTAG